The Leucobacter viscericola genome includes a window with the following:
- a CDS encoding TetR/AcrR family transcriptional regulator: MSNPRGRPHSSSREVLTDAACELFLEQGYEATSVTEIARRAGVSRSSFFNYFDGKAAILWFVLDDQIDALVERLADPELTLEQALAAFADGAAPDSLALAIVDARNMGVEDELRTGQALRQLRIADAVAARLEREGEDPTRARIVAAGYAAALLGAVWRWSNLGAGRHDLARKVEAALRIAREVMA, encoded by the coding sequence ATGTCGAATCCACGCGGTCGCCCACACTCCTCCTCCCGTGAGGTACTCACGGACGCGGCGTGCGAGCTTTTTCTCGAGCAGGGGTACGAAGCCACCTCGGTGACCGAGATCGCACGACGAGCCGGAGTGAGTCGCTCCAGCTTCTTCAACTACTTCGACGGAAAAGCCGCGATCCTGTGGTTTGTGCTCGACGACCAAATCGACGCGCTCGTTGAGCGTCTCGCCGATCCCGAGCTCACGCTTGAGCAGGCGCTCGCCGCATTTGCCGACGGTGCGGCACCCGACTCTTTGGCGCTCGCAATCGTGGACGCCCGCAACATGGGGGTCGAAGACGAACTGCGCACGGGGCAGGCGCTGCGGCAATTGAGGATCGCCGACGCCGTCGCGGCCCGGCTTGAGCGTGAGGGTGAGGATCCGACTCGTGCGAGGATCGTCGCGGCCGGATACGCGGCTGCTCTGCTCGGTGCCGTGTGGCGCTGGTCAAACCTCGGCGCGGGTCGCCACGACCTTGCCCGAAAGGTCGAAGCCGCTCTGCGGATAGCCCGCGAGGTGAT
- a CDS encoding ABC transporter substrate-binding protein — translation MTRTFPPRPTLLYGIAMTSVAALAAVALSSCASDTNASEQADGGTLVYATGDAEPTCLDPHVGGNYPQALISTQYLEPLVGRSADGTIEPWLATEWKASDDGLTWDFTLQDKVTFTDGTPLDAEAVKANIEHLQDPDTQSSTGYLAVEKIKQVEPVDATHVRFHLSKPDSALLESLSQQWTAIQSPAGIARGMEKNCADPIGTGPFTVEKWTPQQQVTLVRNNDYKTSGPEADHKGAAHIERIDWRFIPDAATRYAALTSGEVQVIDNPQPDSIVAAEKDGSGIEHINAPRPGSTNRIELNSGQAPFDDIKVREAFIRAANPDPGIKSLYLKTATRSNSLLASTEPTSISDNTLFRANPKTAEKLLDEAGWTAKDKDGVRMKDGKRLTVRFPVSTNQSVAAEQSLFEQIQANAAAVGFEVILNPVDLSTWYGALGKNEYEAVSAPYTKVGPDVLRILYHSDGIVPAPSGYFANHAQLADPEIDTLLDEASATLDADKRTKLYADAQQRILESYTVLPLYDQQNHFLVKGATGVTTLGTVATPTFINTRLGS, via the coding sequence ATGACGCGCACTTTTCCCCCTCGCCCTACGCTGCTGTACGGCATCGCAATGACCTCGGTCGCCGCACTGGCAGCGGTCGCCCTCAGCTCTTGCGCGAGCGACACCAACGCGAGCGAACAAGCTGACGGTGGCACTCTCGTCTATGCAACCGGGGACGCAGAACCCACCTGCTTAGATCCGCATGTCGGCGGCAACTACCCGCAGGCCCTCATCTCGACGCAGTACCTTGAGCCGCTCGTGGGCCGCAGCGCGGACGGCACAATCGAGCCCTGGCTCGCAACCGAGTGGAAGGCGAGCGACGACGGCCTCACCTGGGACTTCACGCTGCAAGACAAGGTCACCTTCACCGACGGCACACCACTCGACGCCGAGGCCGTGAAGGCAAACATCGAACACCTGCAGGATCCCGATACTCAGTCTTCAACGGGCTACCTCGCGGTTGAGAAGATCAAGCAGGTCGAGCCCGTCGACGCGACCCACGTGCGCTTTCACCTCTCCAAGCCCGACTCGGCCCTGCTCGAATCGCTGAGCCAGCAGTGGACCGCGATCCAGTCCCCCGCCGGCATCGCCCGCGGCATGGAGAAAAACTGCGCCGATCCAATCGGCACCGGCCCCTTCACCGTCGAAAAGTGGACCCCGCAGCAGCAGGTCACCCTGGTACGCAACAACGACTACAAAACGTCAGGCCCCGAGGCCGACCACAAGGGCGCGGCCCACATCGAGCGCATCGACTGGCGCTTCATTCCCGATGCGGCGACCCGCTACGCCGCACTCACCTCAGGCGAGGTGCAGGTGATCGACAACCCGCAGCCCGACTCCATCGTCGCTGCTGAGAAGGACGGTTCGGGCATTGAGCACATCAACGCGCCGCGCCCCGGATCCACAAACCGCATCGAGCTGAACTCCGGCCAGGCCCCGTTCGACGACATCAAGGTGCGCGAAGCCTTCATTCGGGCGGCAAACCCCGATCCCGGCATCAAGTCGCTGTACCTCAAAACGGCAACCCGCTCGAACTCGCTGCTCGCCAGCACCGAGCCGACCTCGATCAGCGACAACACCCTCTTCAGAGCCAATCCCAAAACTGCCGAGAAACTACTCGACGAGGCCGGCTGGACAGCAAAAGACAAAGACGGCGTGCGTATGAAAGACGGCAAGCGACTCACCGTGCGCTTCCCGGTCAGCACGAACCAGTCGGTGGCGGCCGAGCAGTCGCTGTTCGAGCAGATCCAGGCGAATGCTGCCGCTGTCGGTTTTGAGGTGATCCTCAATCCCGTCGACCTGAGCACCTGGTACGGCGCCCTCGGCAAAAACGAGTACGAGGCGGTCAGCGCTCCTTACACGAAGGTCGGCCCTGACGTGCTGCGTATCCTGTATCACTCCGACGGAATCGTGCCCGCACCCTCCGGCTACTTCGCCAACCACGCGCAACTTGCAGATCCCGAGATCGACACACTGCTCGACGAAGCGTCCGCGACTCTCGACGCCGACAAGCGCACCAAGCTCTACGCCGACGCGCAGCAGCGCATCCTTGAGAGCTACACCGTGTTGCCGCTCTACGACCAGCAGAACCACTTCCTCGTGAAGGGCGCCACCGGCGTCACGACACTCGGCACGGTCGCAACACCAACGTTCATCAACACACGACTCGGGAGCTAA